The Papaver somniferum cultivar HN1 chromosome 6, ASM357369v1, whole genome shotgun sequence genome segment gtttgtgggtatttgatagacacatttttatgtttaatttgatctcaatactatatattgttggcactcgagtttgtactaattttggtgttttatgtgtttgtaggcacctttggaaaataaacattttttggaaaattcggctcgaaaagttggtaaatgccccggaggacacatgttattcggactctcacggttggataaggggcacctcaattactaaggggcaccccaggtcaccccaaaggcagctgctattcacaccccagttctggttagcggggaggacatcttcttcccaaattcaaaaaccaaaaattggcgggaaaaaaatactatcaactggcagatgttttgttggaatttttgaacgtgttctagggcgattcaatggctgatttttggtaggaagttgtgatatgtcctagcaaacacgttttgggattttggttcgatcaaatttggccagaattagctggataattcacggaatgcaaaacagggaaacacgggttgaacacggaattggagaagatttgagcgtgttctgctcatgcatgagggctctagcaacattgtgggtcgtgtgtaaacatttctagagtgaacAGGATAGAAATCtatgcgtgagaagctaaatcagggaagaaaatattcccagaatattttttcatcaaaccgagttaagagagaattatctcgagttatagcgagacttcttgatcctgtggagtatatatagagtgctggggactcatagaagaggtgtcgagagtctggggggctgagtagagccagagaagaagaaattcgagttttcctaaactcggtttctgctgctgctgatgctgatgaacatgaagaacacgaagaacggacctgcaccagcagtcgtttttctacagtaataacgactcacacctgtgggtcgtacatcaggcagtcttatttgccacagcgttggcgacacagctgcaacagtcttattttgtcactaagggtcgtaggtctctggttttattgtatttcccatattctcatcatttgtaaaccatttttgagcatcaatgaaattctttgagaggttttccaacatgatgagcggctaattttcttgtaaccaaggcaatggatgaagctattcacacatgaacaatgggtaactatttcattttctctaatatttaattataattcactcaatcactgcttttgcagagttcttaaaagtttacataattttcttcattagttgtgattcaattagataggttatgctttggttaaataatctatgcttaagggatacaattaatttttgagaatatgtttgattatttgtggattaagaaataaaggattaaaaggataattagagttatgaaatatttgacatcattcatgtgtaatagtggattctagtgtcttggttacctctcgcccactttgttaatatttttgtatataattttattaaatatttaaatttaatcttcacaagtccgagagtttgaacctcattactacaacaacaatcaaaaaactcaaatcagtctttgatatcagattttctacataaGATTTCTCAAATACAACAATATTGCCCTAATCTTAGAGTCAAGATTAATGCACTGAATCTAGTATCCATTGGTGGTTGGCTACTGAGAGACTTTCCAATCATTAACTTTCCATCACTAGTTGAAGACGATTTTCGCTATGCTTGGGATTACAGACCTGCTACACTAGATTCTTTATCTAAATTCGTTAGACTGTGTTCTAATATAAAGATCCTAAAAGCATCATATAAGTTTTTTGAGGTATGGCTGCTTAATTTACAGTATGTTATAGAGTTAATCTGCTTTCCTATACGATTTTCTGACAATACTTATATTTCGGATGCCTTGTTTATTAGATTTTCGACATTGTGAATCTTCCCTCAACAAGTTTCCCTACCTTCGACAAGTTGATGCATTTAGAAGTGGAATATAATTATCCTCAATTTCCCTTACCTTCGATAAGTTCATTATTCAAGTTTCTACATCTCTCGTCATATTTGGAATCGATAGTCATCAATCAGGTAATAAATGCACTATTAAGATTCAACTCAAACACGTTCTGCAATTTGCATCATTGGGTACTTTGTGCGGATTGTTGCTAATATTGTCTTTACATCTTTGGCTGAACTCACGACACGGATTGCAGGAAAAGTTTAATCGAAGTTGCGGCTGGTACGAGTCATCAATAACATTAAACAGAGTACCTCGTTGTTTGCTGCTAAGCCTCGAGTCAATAAAAATTCAAAGTTTTCACGGGTTCCAAAAGGAGATGTTGTTGGCTGGAGCGTTTTTGAAGCATGCTCGAGTCCTAAAACAGGTGATTGTTAGAAGAGGAATGACACAATATTCTTCATCCAAAATCATTCAGCAGTTCTTAGATTTCCCAAGGGCTTCAATGCATTGTAGCTTTCATTTTCCCTAGACCAAACATACATGACCGATCACACAAGCCATGACAGATAAGAAACAATAGATATGGGTCTTTGATTCTTCTGTTTatttcgtgtttttttttttctttaaaaaaatcatTAGTTTTCGAAGCAACAAAATGTTTTCAAGCTCtcaaacaattttttattttctcaagTTAAGTTTTAGTACTGTTTGAAGGCTACGGTTAGAAATCCAGGGTTTCTGTAATCCCTAGATTCAGAGAATGCATGCATAAAGTATTGAATTCTACTATCCAATATTAAAAGATCCATCAAATCGCTATGTTGTAAAAGACCCACTAATCATTGGGCCAacgcctagcaaaaaaaaagacgTTAATGCGAGGCGACATGAACAATGGCTTTTTTTTGGGTGCTTTTGGCGCCTAGGGAACGCCTCACCTCGCCTAGGACCTTTTACAACATAGTCAAGTTGTACTTGATCGATATTGACGGATTTCGCTTAAACATTCGAATTCAAAATTCGCTAGAACTGTGTGATTCTGAGTCCTAACTGACCCATAAATTTTTTACCGAAATGGGAAATCCCAGTCCACAAGTCAACCACGCCAAGTTTTGTCCACAATTTATCTTCCTCGGGAAATGAATTTCCTCAATCTTTGACCCGAAAATCTAACGGTATAAGAAACAAGAGAATACAAAACAATCTAAAGCAAAATTATATATAAGGGAAAACCTTACCCCTAGTAGAGAAACAAAACCTTAAAACCCTAAATGAAATCATTCAGTTTCACATAAGATTTTCTCAGACAGAAGATTTGATTGAGCAGCAAAGTTTCGAAAAATggcaacaagaaacaaaaagaagaagaagctcaTCAACTCAAAATCCAGGTATAACATGTCtacattttcatttcatttttatttattttttaggtttagtgAATATCTTAGGGTCTtgtttcatttcttttctttagGTTTTGTAAATATTTTAGGGTCTTGTTCTTGCTTTATTATGTGTTTAACATGATTAATTAGATATATTTTAACCATAAATCTTCTTTGATTAATAGAAACATTATCAACAACAACATTGACGTGGGAGAGGATAGGATTAGTAAATTGCCTGACTCCATAATTCATCATATACTCTCTTCACTTCCAATCAAATGTGCTGTTTCCACTACAGTTTTGtctaaaacatggaacaatctcTGGGTATCTATTCCGGTTTTTGATTTTCGTGATTGGCGATCTATTACTCATACCCCAAGAACTGAAATTACTGTAGAAACCAGTATCGCAAAAGAGCTCAAGGAGCGCGAGGTTACCGATAGGTTTATGGATTTTTTGGACAGCACATTGTTTTCTGATAATAACATATCAACTGTACAGAAATTCTATCTCAATTGTAACACTGCAGGCTTTGATGCAAACCGAGTGAGGGAATGGCTTACTGCATTAATAAAACGGAATGTTGAAGATCTTATTCTTACCGTGATTTGCCAGAAAACCAATATGGTTCCCCTAAACCTTTTCACTTGTGAATCACTGACAGTGTTGGATTTTAATTTTCAAACCCAACATACTCTTGAATTCCCACAGTCAGTTTATTTACCAAAACTTAAGGTACTTCGGCTTTCATGTGTTTTATTTGACAATGTGGCATCGACACAACAATTCTTTTCCAACTGTCCTGTTCTTGAAGAATTGGTTTTGTGCAAATGTAATCGGATGGATATGGAGTCAGATGTCATATCTTTTTCAGCTCCTCGACTCAAATTCCTCTCCTTAAAGGGTACTTTTAGAAAAGAACGCTTCTTTTGTAATCTTCAAGTCAAGATTGATGCACCGAATCTAGAGTCTGTCGAGTATGGTGGCTGGCTACCGAGTGACTTTCTTATGGGTAGCTTTCCATCACTAGTTGAAGCAGATTTTCTCCATGCCCGTGATAACAAAACAAGTACACTGGATTCTGTATCTAAGTTTGTAAGACTGTGTTCTAATATAAAGCTCTTAAAAGCATCATATAAGTGTATTAAGGTACGGTTGCTTACTTTATAATATGTTGTAAATCTGTTGCCATATACTAATGTCTAACAATATACATACTTTCTTTGTATGCCTTGTGTATTAGATTTTTGGAGTTGCAAATGTTCCCTCAACAAGTTTCCCTACCTTTGATAATCTGGTGCGTTTGGAGCTGGATTACGATTCTCCTCGTGAGCCAACACCTTCAACGAGATCATTATTCAAGTTTCTACATTTCGCACCAAATTTGGAATCACTAGTCATCCATCAGGTAATATAGGCACTATATATCAGCTCAAACAAGTTCAACATGCAATTTGCATCATTAAGTACTTTGTGTGCGCGGTTGTTGCTAATATTATCTTTACAAGTTACATTTGTGGCTGAACTCATAACCCGGGTTGCAGGTATATGCAATCTGCAAAGTCAACGGGGAGGAGACGTTAAATACAACACCTTATTGTTTGTTACTATGCCTCAAGTCAATTGAGCTTCGAAATTTTAAAGGGTCCTTCTGGAATGCCATGGAGTTGGTTAAATTGTTATTGAAGCATGCTCGAGTCCTTGAACAGTTGATTATTAGAAGAGGcacttcatgttcttcatccaccGGAATCATTTCGCAGTTAGAAAATTTTCCAAGGGCTTCAAAAGATTGTAGTTTTCAGTTTCTCCCAAGAGTAAAACGCACATGACCGAACACACAAGCCACAACAGACCTTGGCAGCAAGAAGATTCTTTGGTTGGGTCTTGGAATATTGATTGTTTATTttaatgttgtttcttttttttctttttctttttttttcaataaatCGCTATTGATCCATGGAACAAAATCTTTTCAAGATCCCAAACAATTTTTTGTTTCTCAAGTTAAGTTTCAGTAGATTGTTTGAAGTCTTTAAGGTTAGTTATCCATGACTTCAGTACACTATAACCTTCTTTTACGCCTTTAATTTTAATGCTTTGTATGATATAGACGCTTTATGCATGGAAGGAAGGTATCTGTCTTGTACAATGGCGCCACATATGGGAACTGGTCTACTGTTGAAAGAGTATTAAGGATTTAAGGGAAGCTCTCACACGTTAGGATTAATTTCTGTTTCACTTTCTACTTCCTTAGCTATGAAGTTAGGCTTGGCAGTAGAAAATCTGCAGCTCAGATGCAAATGCTACCGTGTTAGAGATTGTACTAATTCTCTTGTGCACAGACGTCTCTCGGCGGTTTTACTGCAACAACAAAGAAAATGCGCATCCATTTTGTCAATTCCAAACTAAACTATTTTTCATGGATCCCTCGGAAATTTATTGAATTCTTCCATTCAATACGAAATGATCCATTAAGTTGTTCAACACTGTTAATGGGTGTGCCTGTTTATTGCCAAGCGTACCAAATCTAATTGTAGTTGCAAGTTTCCTCACAAACACATTCCACTATGACTATAATTAATATTAGGTAATCATCCTTAAACTCTTCATTGATTCTCAAGATTTAAGTCGGTTTACAAGATGGATACAAATATTACAACAATCTTATTTGCTTCTAAATTTACTTTCTCTTTCCTGATTTTTTTGTCTAATACCCactaaaagaactctccccacaagtaataacctctcctctttatataagatcttacatagtggatgacacctaagagatcctttattttcggaatctctatGCGATACACTCGCTCATGTATAATCACTCGTTCTCGCATAGACCATACTTCGCACAGaccttcacactttactcgtgactttgctgacatcatccattACGTCATCTCAACCTTGCTGTGTGCGATCTCCCTCGTTTAAGTTATATAGTCTTCACTTCGCATACTTACTAACATGTGTGATATCTCActcctacatttttcctcttctcatttcgcttattctacagagtgagcgatatgagaaactccCACCTTATATTATCGCATATGCTTGTCTTTTCACATTTTGCTTTGCAGACAATTTTCCGGAATTCCATCTTCCCTTGTTTACGCGTGTCTTTTTAACCATTCATTTTTTGACACGTCTTTTTAACCGCTTGTTTCTAGCCACTCATTTTCTCGCATTAATGAGAAGAAATTTTGAAAAACAGGACACACTTTCCCTATATATCttcctttatcttcttcttcattctttttatttcttttactcttcttcgtcttctctGCTACTGTTCTTTATCGAATAACATCCATTCCCATTCTTtaatggctcctgctggtaaaaagatggagacATAATTTACCAAATTAAAGGAGGAACTTCATTCGAAAGGTTATACACTTTCTCTTCCTCCATCAACTGATTATTCCTCCAAACTTAATTTTGATTTGATCAACTCTGAACAGTGGAGTAATCAGAGAGTCATTGTTTCATTAGGGAAACTTCAAATTCTTCCAATTCCCTTGCATAACCCAGAAATTCCTCTTTTCTATAAAATTCTTGCTGATGAGAGATTCGCATGGGGAATATTTCAACTGAGTGGTGATGCGATTAGAATAGCATTAGAATATTCTCGTCGCGCAGATGGATTAGAGTCCTCTTACTCTTATGAGGTACGAGACAAATTGTATCGCGATAAGGTTATTGATTTCACCGAatatactcttgataatttcttcaatcattattATGTTGGGCTTATGAAAAGCAACTCTACCAAATGGGCCGTTCGCTTAAGAAGAAAAGACGGCATTGCTGAAGATAACAGGATCATGCGAGACGTTGACTGGAATGACAAATCAAATAACAGTGCTCGCAGATCTAATGATTCAAGTTGGCTTAATTGTCCTGCCATTTTAGAAGGTCCCTACATTTCTGGTAAAGCTGAGGATGGTTCTGATCTTCCTCTTCCCTATAATCTTTCTTCTTATCAACCTTAGAAGATTGCATTGTCCGAGAGTGAGACAAATAAAGTGGTATGTAATTTTCGCATAAGTATTCTCAATCTCGCATAACCTTTattctaatttcttattttcctGTATTTTTCCCTGCAGGCTGCTAAGAAGGTCAA includes the following:
- the LOC113290511 gene encoding F-box/LRR-repeat protein At4g14103-like, producing the protein MATRNKKKKKLINSKSRNIINNNIDVGEDRISKLPDSIIHHILSSLPIKCAVSTTVLSKTWNNLWVSIPVFDFRDWRSITHTPRTEITVETSIAKELKEREVTDRFMDFLDSTLFSDNNISTVQKFYLNCNTAGFDANRVREWLTALIKRNVEDLILTVICQKTNMVPLNLFTCESLTVLDFNFQTQHTLEFPQSVYLPKLKVLRLSCVLFDNVASTQQFFSNCPVLEELVLCKCNRMDMESDVISFSAPRLKFLSLKGTFRKERFFCNLQVKIDAPNLESVEYGGWLPSDFLMGSFPSLVEADFLHARDNKTSTLDSVSKFVRLCSNIKLLKASYKCIKIFGVANVPSTSFPTFDNLVRLELDYDSPREPTPSTRSLFKFLHFAPNLESLVIHQWSNQRVIVSLGKLQILPIPLHNPEIPLFYKILADERFAWGIFQLSGDAIRIALEYSRRADGLESSYSYEVRDKLYRDKVIDFTEYTLDNFFNHYYVGLMKSNSTKWAVRLRRKDGIAEDNRIMRDVDWNDKSNNSARRSNDSSWLNCPAILEGPYISGKAEDGSDLPLPYNLSSYQP